The following are encoded in a window of Stigmatella erecta genomic DNA:
- a CDS encoding periplakin, with translation MSDAQELRDKLGEVKKALQQLRAEMDQQRARHAREQESLQRALDKTRQEATQLRKRIEQLENP, from the coding sequence ATGAGCGATGCCCAGGAACTTCGCGACAAGCTGGGCGAGGTCAAGAAGGCGCTTCAGCAGCTCAGAGCCGAGATGGACCAACAGCGGGCACGGCATGCGCGCGAGCAGGAGTCTCTGCAGCGGGCCCTGGACAAAACGCGGCAGGAGGCCACCCAGCTGCGCAAGCGCATCGAGCAATTGGAGAACCCTTAG
- a CDS encoding Hsp70 family protein — MTVAPKLIPLRIRLPYTTDEEFIDKYGANVARGGVFIATRAPKEEGTALAFEFVLTGGARLLRGEGIVVKAQLDEGGGRSGMTVRFTKLDAPSKALLDRVVARRSGEPLPSPEVNAPAEEPPPQAPAPPPPAAPVAPPPGLIRKASVPAVAASRPAEPALSAPRTEAPAPRPSPRAEAPVEPAPGARVPAPGVPTPTPPPAPVPPPTAPPPEPTTSFRPAAPTPAPLTAPVPPPAQAPVHEVLPAPLPSEAPTLAREALPPPAPAQAPAPPPEAPPAGTPLAPEPPRKGLDFRSRRRSVLEVPDRLPAAPSAPEVVLGIDLGTAQSRVAVFQEGEPQLIPVGDTGAWAVPSMMGVNAEGQLLSGEAAQAEATRAPRHAATGLKRLLGLRAGSPRLRGFVGLPLTLAADASGDASVELHGRVLSLREFATHLLGELKATASAFLGRDVTRAVLCVPAYFDARQRAVLREAAERAGLTVPRMLNAPVAATLAYGHGRGLARKRVLVVDLGGGGLEVSVIQVTGDDLEVVTTGWDATLGGMDFDARIAEALLGELRDRGLPLPEHPLDWNPLRAAAETAKVALSELEETSVPLAPGVTASLSRERLEALTADLAHRVTEVTRQVLESSALTPQGLDAVVLVGGQSRAPLVRRRLEESLGVPVRADVDPLSAAAQGAALLGRSLLEIESGKPGATISDVLSVPLGVADQGGAFRRVFERNTRLPADKTLVLPVAPGPLTLALFQGTSLLALENEYLGELSFPLERAGEAEFHFSLSQDGILSLETTLPGAKRQPAPLASGDLDDAGKEALFARSPLPSEPEARPSGLFSGLKKLFGKR, encoded by the coding sequence GTGACGGTCGCGCCCAAGCTCATCCCGCTGCGCATCCGCCTTCCGTACACCACGGACGAGGAGTTCATCGACAAGTACGGCGCCAACGTGGCGCGCGGCGGGGTGTTCATCGCCACGCGCGCGCCCAAGGAGGAAGGCACCGCGCTGGCCTTCGAGTTCGTCCTCACCGGGGGCGCGCGCCTGCTGCGCGGCGAGGGCATCGTCGTGAAGGCGCAGCTGGACGAGGGCGGTGGGCGCTCGGGGATGACGGTGCGCTTCACGAAGCTGGATGCCCCCAGCAAGGCCCTGCTGGACCGGGTGGTGGCCCGCCGCAGCGGTGAGCCCCTCCCGTCGCCCGAGGTCAATGCCCCCGCCGAGGAGCCTCCCCCGCAGGCTCCGGCGCCGCCTCCCCCAGCGGCCCCTGTGGCGCCCCCTCCGGGGTTGATCCGCAAGGCCTCGGTCCCGGCAGTGGCGGCTTCCCGTCCCGCGGAGCCTGCACTCTCCGCGCCCCGGACGGAGGCCCCTGCCCCGCGGCCCTCGCCCCGGGCGGAGGCCCCCGTGGAACCGGCGCCCGGGGCCCGTGTGCCCGCGCCAGGGGTCCCCACGCCCACGCCGCCCCCGGCGCCCGTGCCGCCGCCCACCGCGCCTCCGCCGGAGCCCACGACTTCCTTCCGGCCGGCGGCGCCAACGCCTGCACCGTTGACGGCCCCCGTGCCACCTCCGGCGCAGGCGCCTGTCCACGAAGTGCTTCCCGCGCCCCTTCCTTCCGAGGCACCCACTCTTGCCCGCGAGGCCCTTCCACCGCCTGCGCCCGCACAGGCCCCCGCGCCTCCTCCGGAAGCGCCTCCCGCCGGGACGCCTCTTGCGCCCGAGCCCCCTCGCAAGGGACTCGACTTCCGGAGCCGCCGCCGGAGCGTGCTCGAAGTGCCCGACCGCCTTCCGGCCGCCCCTTCCGCTCCCGAGGTCGTGCTGGGCATCGATCTGGGCACGGCGCAGTCGCGGGTCGCGGTGTTCCAGGAAGGGGAGCCCCAGCTCATTCCCGTGGGGGACACCGGGGCGTGGGCGGTTCCCTCCATGATGGGGGTGAACGCCGAGGGACAGCTGCTCTCCGGAGAGGCCGCGCAGGCCGAGGCCACCCGGGCCCCGCGCCATGCCGCCACGGGCCTCAAGCGCCTGCTGGGGCTGCGTGCCGGCTCGCCCCGGCTGCGCGGCTTCGTGGGGCTGCCGCTGACCCTCGCGGCCGACGCCTCCGGTGACGCGAGCGTCGAGCTCCATGGCCGCGTCCTCTCCCTGCGCGAGTTCGCCACCCACCTGCTCGGAGAGCTCAAGGCCACCGCCAGCGCCTTCCTCGGCCGGGACGTCACGCGCGCGGTGCTGTGCGTTCCGGCCTACTTCGATGCCCGGCAGCGCGCGGTCCTGCGCGAGGCGGCCGAGCGCGCGGGGCTGACCGTCCCGCGCATGCTCAATGCCCCCGTGGCGGCGACGCTCGCCTACGGCCATGGCCGGGGCCTGGCGCGCAAGCGGGTCCTCGTGGTGGATCTCGGCGGCGGAGGCCTCGAAGTCTCCGTCATCCAGGTGACGGGCGATGACCTGGAGGTCGTCACCACCGGCTGGGACGCGACGCTGGGCGGCATGGACTTCGACGCACGCATCGCGGAGGCCCTGCTCGGGGAGCTGCGCGACCGGGGCTTGCCCCTGCCCGAGCACCCGCTCGACTGGAACCCCCTGCGCGCCGCCGCCGAGACCGCCAAGGTGGCCCTCAGTGAGCTGGAGGAGACGTCCGTGCCGCTGGCGCCCGGCGTCACGGCCAGCCTGAGCCGGGAGCGCCTCGAAGCGCTCACCGCGGACCTCGCGCACCGCGTGACGGAGGTCACCCGGCAGGTGCTGGAGTCGAGCGCCCTGACGCCCCAGGGCCTGGATGCCGTGGTGCTCGTGGGAGGCCAGAGCCGGGCGCCGCTGGTCCGCCGGCGGCTGGAGGAGAGCCTCGGCGTGCCGGTCCGCGCGGATGTGGACCCGCTGAGCGCCGCCGCCCAGGGCGCGGCGTTGCTGGGGCGCTCTCTGCTGGAGATCGAATCCGGCAAGCCGGGGGCCACCATCTCGGATGTCCTCTCGGTTCCCCTGGGCGTGGCGGACCAGGGCGGCGCCTTCCGCCGGGTCTTCGAGCGCAACACCCGGCTGCCCGCGGACAAGACGCTCGTGCTTCCCGTCGCACCCGGGCCGCTAACCCTGGCGCTCTTCCAGGGCACCTCGCTGCTCGCGCTGGAGAACGAGTACCTGGGAGAGCTCAGCTTCCCGCTCGAGCGCGCGGGAGAGGCGGAGTTCCACTTCTCGCTCTCCCAGGACGGCATCCTCTCCCTGGAGACCACCCTGCCCGGCGCGAAGCGGCAACCCGCTCCGCTGGCCTCCGGAGACCTGGACGATGCAGGAAAGGAGGCGCTCTTCGCCCGCTCGCCGCTGCCCAGCGAGCCCGAGGCGCGCCCCAGTGGTCTTTTCTCCGGACTGAAGAAGCTCTTCGGGAAGCGCTGA